One Tunturibacter gelidoferens genomic region harbors:
- a CDS encoding enterotoxin has protein sequence MFPILLCNGLFGFAQEQSFSAKDNTMLHAGDLSLDIGVVNHHFAGLHVHDGFSNRTIDLTESFILVLKDKRVLRSTEMQVTRASDTILATDPHQSLRMSHDAGEASTNACWNFATPRLPAHLQWCVIVRPGQVYARQLLSITATTQDLPITEVRLLHFADPTAHVEGTVKGSPVVSKNMFFGFENPLSVSTVQDREVTASLFRDLPLRAGQSITYSSVIGTSRSGQLRRAFLSYIESERPRPYQPFLHYNSWFDLGYENRFDESGALDRINAFGQQLTMARHVQLDSFLFDDGWDDPTTLWGFNSGFPNGFTKAGAAAAQYKAGIGVWLSPWGGYSDQKKQRIAYGREHGYEILHDGYALSGPKYFERFEDTCLTMIDQYNVNQFKFDGTGNADSVFPGSAFDSDFDAAIHLIERLRKEKPAIFINLTTGTTASPFWLFYADSIWRGGEDHDFSGIGTLRQRWITYRDAQTYENIVRQGPLFPLNSLMLHGIVYAKQAKDLTTDPDNDFADEVHSYFGTGTQLQEMYITPSLLSPTNWDTLAEAARWSRSHADTLKDVHWIGGDPDQLQIYGWAAWSPREGLITLRNPSNRPQEFNVDVSKFFELQPSDPANYKVHSVWKDEKDPDQKFPAEMRRDQRLSIHLAPFEVITLEAVPAD, from the coding sequence TTGTTTCCCATTCTGCTTTGCAATGGTCTATTCGGCTTTGCTCAGGAGCAGAGCTTCTCTGCCAAAGACAACACCATGCTGCACGCCGGTGACCTGTCTCTCGACATCGGGGTCGTCAACCATCATTTTGCCGGTCTTCACGTCCATGATGGCTTTTCAAATAGAACAATTGATCTGACAGAATCCTTCATCCTTGTGTTGAAAGACAAGCGTGTGCTTCGTTCAACGGAGATGCAGGTGACCCGAGCATCGGACACGATACTGGCAACGGACCCGCATCAGTCCCTGCGAATGTCGCATGATGCTGGAGAGGCTTCAACAAACGCTTGCTGGAACTTCGCTACGCCACGGTTGCCCGCTCATCTTCAATGGTGCGTTATCGTGCGTCCGGGACAAGTTTATGCCCGACAGTTGCTCAGCATCACCGCCACCACTCAGGACCTGCCCATCACGGAGGTTCGGTTGCTTCACTTTGCCGACCCGACCGCGCACGTGGAAGGCACGGTCAAAGGCTCCCCGGTGGTTAGCAAAAACATGTTCTTCGGATTTGAAAATCCACTCTCCGTCAGCACAGTGCAAGACCGAGAGGTTACGGCTTCTCTCTTTCGCGATCTACCTCTTCGCGCTGGCCAAAGCATCACATATTCCTCCGTGATTGGGACCTCGAGATCCGGCCAGCTCCGTCGTGCCTTTCTCAGCTATATAGAGAGTGAGCGTCCGCGGCCTTATCAACCATTTTTGCATTACAACTCCTGGTTTGATCTTGGCTATGAAAACCGATTCGACGAAAGCGGAGCACTTGATCGGATCAACGCCTTCGGCCAGCAGTTGACAATGGCGCGGCACGTTCAGCTTGATTCTTTCCTCTTCGATGATGGATGGGACGATCCGACTACACTGTGGGGCTTTAACTCAGGATTCCCGAACGGGTTCACGAAGGCGGGTGCAGCGGCAGCTCAATACAAGGCCGGCATCGGTGTCTGGCTCTCGCCATGGGGTGGTTATTCCGATCAGAAAAAACAGCGCATCGCGTACGGTCGCGAACATGGATACGAGATTCTTCACGATGGCTATGCGCTCTCCGGGCCAAAGTACTTTGAGAGGTTTGAGGACACCTGTCTCACTATGATCGATCAGTACAACGTCAATCAGTTTAAGTTTGACGGGACTGGCAATGCGGACAGTGTTTTTCCGGGAAGCGCCTTTGACAGTGACTTCGATGCCGCCATCCATCTCATCGAACGACTCCGTAAAGAGAAGCCAGCCATCTTTATCAATCTCACGACGGGTACGACGGCCTCTCCGTTCTGGCTTTTTTACGCCGATTCTATCTGGCGCGGCGGAGAAGATCACGACTTCTCAGGGATAGGTACACTTCGCCAGCGTTGGATCACGTATCGCGATGCACAGACCTACGAAAACATTGTTCGCCAAGGCCCGCTCTTTCCGCTCAACTCGCTGATGCTCCACGGCATTGTCTACGCCAAACAGGCAAAGGATCTAACCACCGATCCAGACAACGACTTCGCTGACGAGGTTCACTCTTACTTCGGCACGGGCACGCAGCTACAGGAGATGTACATCACGCCTTCGCTTTTATCGCCAACAAATTGGGACACGCTTGCCGAGGCGGCTCGATGGAGCCGTTCCCATGCCGACACTCTCAAAGACGTTCACTGGATTGGCGGTGATCCGGACCAGCTGCAGATCTACGGATGGGCGGCATGGAGTCCGCGAGAGGGTTTGATTACGCTGAGAAATCCGTCGAATCGCCCGCAGGAATTCAACGTAGATGTATCCAAATTTTTTGAACTCCAGCCGTCAGATCCAGCGAACTACAAAGTGCACAGTGTGTGGAAGGACGAAAAAGACCCGGACCAGAAATTCCCCGCGGAGATGCGCAGAGATCAGAGACTCTCGATTCATCTCGCCCCGTTCGAGGTCATTACTCTTGAGGCCGTGCCCGCCGATTAG
- the agaR gene encoding transcriptional repressor AgaR yields the protein MLIEERRQHILSLAQQHGRVLVEDLSESLGISRITIRKDLDYLQRRGVLQRTHGGALLPQSGTLFDPSLKEKEGRHLQEKQRIAVAAVNLIQEGQCVLLDSGTTTTAIARTLKKFSHLTIITNAVNIAAELSGTDFEVLLTGGSLRKNSFSLVGPLAEEMLHDMHADILFLGVDGFDLEVGLTTPNVMESRVNRAMVKAAKTIVAVCDSTKFNRRSLSKIVDATSIHHVITDHNLPNETADALRNLNIKLTLV from the coding sequence ATGCTCATCGAAGAACGTCGCCAGCATATCCTTTCGCTGGCACAGCAACATGGCCGGGTTCTCGTCGAGGATCTGTCGGAATCCCTGGGAATATCCCGGATAACAATCCGTAAGGATCTCGACTATCTTCAACGCAGAGGCGTGTTGCAGAGAACTCACGGTGGTGCCCTGCTTCCACAGTCGGGGACGCTCTTCGACCCGTCGCTCAAGGAGAAGGAAGGGCGTCACCTGCAGGAAAAGCAGCGGATAGCGGTCGCTGCCGTGAACCTTATCCAGGAGGGCCAGTGCGTTCTGCTCGACTCAGGGACGACTACTACGGCGATCGCCAGGACGCTGAAGAAGTTTTCCCATCTGACCATCATTACCAATGCGGTAAATATCGCCGCTGAGTTGAGCGGGACTGATTTCGAGGTGCTCCTCACCGGTGGCTCGCTACGCAAGAACTCTTTCTCCCTGGTCGGCCCGCTCGCAGAGGAGATGCTTCATGACATGCATGCCGACATCCTATTTCTAGGGGTTGACGGATTTGACCTTGAGGTGGGGCTTACGACGCCGAATGTAATGGAGTCGCGGGTTAATCGTGCGATGGTCAAAGCCGCCAAGACGATCGTTGCGGTTTGCGATTCCACTAAATTCAATCGCCGGAGCCTATCGAAGATCGTAGACGCAACTTCGATTCATCACGTCATTACCGACCACAATCTTCCGAATGAGACGGCGGACGCCCTCCGCAATCTCAACATCAAACTCACACTCGTTTAG
- a CDS encoding D-tagatose-bisphosphate aldolase, class II, non-catalytic subunit — MRSPLQDFLSRRRSGVSTGIYSVCSAHPWVIRAAAEQAAEAHSLLLVEATSNQVNQFGGYTGMRPAGFRDFVLGYAAAAGLETRLLILGGDHLGPNPWRTMPADEAMKHAQDMIAEYVQAGFTKIHLDASMSCAGDPQQLSDEVVAQRAAQLCRAAENAGTPGGGPVYVIGTEVPVPGGAMHSVQELDVTSIEAAEYTLAVHKRVFEEQGLAEVWPRVIALVVQPGVEFDHDSVVAYDRAKAKPLVDWLRVQREEIVFEAHSTDYQLPNAYAELVEDGFAILKVGPALTFAMREVLCALEDIESQLIAENQQSFLTRTIEKIMLREPANWKPYYQGTPAEQKLLRLYSYSDRIRYYWHLPEIDEAVDRLIANLSAVTIPESMYSRYLPLQYARLRNKEIEGDPVSLIVDRIRDVLRVYAAGCNQVAPL, encoded by the coding sequence ATGCGATCGCCGCTTCAGGATTTTCTCTCAAGGCGCAGGTCGGGAGTTTCGACTGGAATCTACTCTGTCTGTTCCGCACATCCATGGGTAATTCGTGCGGCGGCTGAGCAGGCCGCGGAGGCACATTCGCTATTACTGGTCGAGGCTACAAGCAATCAGGTGAATCAGTTTGGTGGCTACACTGGCATGCGGCCGGCAGGATTTCGAGACTTCGTGCTGGGATATGCAGCCGCGGCGGGACTCGAAACAAGATTGCTAATACTTGGCGGCGACCATCTGGGTCCCAATCCGTGGCGCACCATGCCTGCGGATGAGGCGATGAAGCATGCTCAGGACATGATCGCGGAGTACGTTCAGGCTGGATTTACAAAGATCCATCTGGACGCGAGCATGTCCTGCGCCGGTGATCCACAGCAGCTCTCTGATGAAGTTGTAGCGCAGCGTGCGGCGCAACTATGCAGAGCCGCAGAAAATGCAGGCACTCCTGGCGGCGGCCCGGTATATGTCATCGGAACTGAGGTTCCCGTGCCTGGCGGTGCGATGCACTCTGTCCAGGAACTCGATGTGACCTCGATCGAAGCTGCGGAATATACGCTCGCAGTTCATAAGCGAGTCTTCGAAGAGCAGGGACTGGCTGAGGTTTGGCCGCGGGTAATAGCTCTTGTCGTGCAACCGGGCGTTGAATTCGACCATGATTCGGTTGTTGCGTACGATCGCGCAAAGGCGAAACCGCTCGTGGATTGGCTTCGAGTGCAACGCGAAGAAATTGTATTTGAGGCGCACTCGACTGACTACCAGCTACCGAATGCGTATGCGGAGCTGGTCGAAGATGGTTTTGCAATCTTGAAAGTAGGGCCTGCACTCACATTCGCCATGCGAGAGGTGCTTTGTGCGCTCGAAGATATAGAGTCGCAGTTGATTGCGGAGAATCAGCAGTCCTTTCTCACTCGCACGATCGAGAAGATCATGCTGCGAGAGCCAGCGAACTGGAAACCCTACTACCAGGGCACTCCCGCAGAGCAGAAACTATTGCGGCTCTACAGCTATAGCGACCGTATTCGTTACTACTGGCATCTACCCGAGATCGATGAAGCAGTTGATAGGTTGATTGCGAATCTCTCTGCGGTGACCATACCCGAGAGCATGTACAGCCGCTATCTGCCGTTGCAATACGCGCGGCTGCGAAATAAAGAAATAGAAGGTGACCCAGTGTCCTTGATCGTAGACCGCATTCGGGACGTGCTGCGTGTCTATGCTGCTGGCTGCAACCAAGTCGCACCTCTTTAG
- a CDS encoding carbohydrate kinase family protein, giving the protein MLTRPRGEHQRRFDITIAGETNLDLILYGLPEQMSTERELLGSGFKVTLGGSSSILAHNLAALGGRVGFISQVGRDEMGDIALARLGESGVDLSHITSREDVGTGVTVLLPHGQRRHILTYLGAMAEMTIADLDLAYLTSSRHFHLSSLFLQTGLQPDLPELFDQLKKAGLTLSLDTNDDPNDTWCGVLDQLLDRIDVLLPNEDEILRIARKPTLEESLDSLAPRVPLIVVKCGARGAVVQQGKKRDWVPSIRVEPVDTIGAGDSFNAGFLNFYLKDENPLRAAAMGNVTGALSTLRPGGTEAYRDSAFRDGFLNQYTVA; this is encoded by the coding sequence ATGCTCACCAGGCCACGAGGCGAACATCAAAGACGTTTCGACATCACGATTGCAGGCGAAACCAACCTCGACCTCATCTTGTATGGCCTGCCGGAGCAGATGTCCACGGAAAGAGAGCTTCTCGGCTCCGGATTCAAGGTGACTCTTGGGGGATCCTCCTCGATTCTTGCTCATAACCTTGCTGCGCTTGGCGGCCGGGTAGGATTCATCTCCCAGGTCGGTCGCGATGAAATGGGAGACATAGCTTTAGCCCGTCTAGGCGAAAGTGGCGTGGATCTATCCCATATCACCTCCAGAGAGGACGTGGGAACCGGCGTAACCGTGCTTCTGCCTCATGGGCAGCGACGTCACATTCTGACCTATCTCGGAGCTATGGCCGAGATGACCATCGCGGATCTGGATTTGGCCTACCTTACCTCCTCGCGTCACTTTCATCTCTCCTCACTTTTCCTACAGACAGGTCTTCAACCCGACTTGCCCGAGCTCTTTGACCAATTGAAAAAGGCTGGGCTGACACTTTCCCTGGATACTAATGACGACCCTAACGATACTTGGTGTGGCGTTCTCGATCAGCTCCTCGACCGAATCGATGTTCTTCTGCCAAATGAAGATGAAATATTGCGGATCGCCAGAAAACCCACCCTTGAAGAGTCGCTCGACTCTCTGGCCCCCCGCGTTCCTTTGATCGTTGTAAAGTGTGGCGCTCGCGGTGCTGTCGTGCAACAGGGGAAGAAGCGGGACTGGGTGCCTTCGATCCGAGTGGAACCGGTCGACACGATCGGCGCTGGGGACAGCTTCAACGCAGGCTTCCTGAACTTCTACCTCAAAGACGAGAACCCGTTGCGTGCCGCAGCCATGGGCAACGTAACGGGTGCATTGTCTACACTACGGCCCGGAGGCACGGAAGCCTACCGTGACTCTGCCTTTCGCGATGGCTTCCTCAATCAATATACGGTTGCATAA
- a CDS encoding alpha/beta hydrolase, giving the protein MIAVKLILALQHGPSILVAHSYGGAVITEAGNDQSVVGLVYIAAAHMPDSDEKESDDEKRFPSDLAKSGAIKKCPTVSHILTRHSFVNCSQPTFPATKPHSWRARRCSTLRTTSQRRSPRLPGEPNRSVYVSHPKEVADVIESAARAVSK; this is encoded by the coding sequence GTGATCGCCGTGAAGCTTATCCTTGCACTGCAACACGGACCGAGCATCCTTGTCGCGCACAGCTATGGAGGAGCGGTAATTACGGAAGCGGGAAACGACCAATCGGTTGTTGGTTTGGTGTATATCGCGGCGGCCCACATGCCGGATTCAGACGAGAAAGAGTCGGACGACGAAAAGCGCTTTCCGAGCGACCTCGCCAAATCGGGCGCCATAAAGAAATGCCCGACGGTTTCACATATATTGACCCGGCACAGTTTCGTGAATTGTTCGCAGCCGACCTTCCCGGCGACAAAGCCGCATTCATGGCGCGCGCGCAGGTGCTCAACTTTGCGTACAACTTCTCAGCGACGATCACCACGGCTGCCTGGAGAACCAAACCGATCAGTCTACGTCTCGCATCCCAAGGAAGTGGCAGATGTAATTGAGAGTGCAGCGCGTGCGGTCTCGAAGTAG